In one window of Pristiophorus japonicus isolate sPriJap1 chromosome 9, sPriJap1.hap1, whole genome shotgun sequence DNA:
- the LOC139272586 gene encoding small ribosomal subunit protein uS9-like: MPAKGPLQSVQVFGRKKTATAVAHCKRGNGLIKVNGRPLEQIEPRTLQYKLLEPVLLLGKERFAGVDIRVRVKGGGHVAEIYAIRQSISKALVAYYQKYVDEASKKEIKDILLQYDRTLLVADPRRCEAKKFGGPGARARYQKSYR, from the coding sequence ATGCCCGCCAAAGGTCCTTTGCAATCCGTCCAGGTTTTTGGGCGAAAGAAAACAGCAACTGCTGTTGCCCACTGCAAAAGAGGAAATGGCCTTATCAAAGTAAATGGAAGGCCTCTGGAACAGATTGAGCCAAGAACTTTACAGTACAAACTGTTGGAACCAGTTCTACTGTTGGGCAAAGAAAGATTTGCTGGAGTCGACATCAGAGTTCGTGTGAAGGGCGGTGGTCATGTAGCTGAAATCTATGCTATCCGTCAATCCATTTCTAAAGCATTGGTGGCATACTACCAGAAATATGTAGATGAAGCCTCCAAGAAGGAGATCAAGGACATCCTCCTACAGTATGACAGGACCTTGCTGGTTGCAGATCCTCGTCGTTGTGAGGCCAAGAAATTTGGTGGACCTGGTGCCCGTGCACGTTACCAGAAATCTTACCGTTAA